Genomic segment of Aquarana catesbeiana isolate 2022-GZ linkage group LG02, ASM4218655v1, whole genome shotgun sequence:
aggttcagggtcgcaggcaaacagggatggtcagggacacgccaaaggtcagggtcacgagcagacaggaatagtagagaacaggccaaagtcggttaactggaatcagacgtagaaaacacagccagtacacacgaaagctaacacacaatggttgatcagcactactggcttgcagtgcacaggttaatatagggttccctgataggagctggggtggagccatgctagaggagagcttacaaaagcagtcaggtgacggtcagctggtctctagagatgaacacatggagacaggtatgctgacagacaaactctattgcataaccatgacactgccctttgaactgttgccccttgtaattgcgttagcctgtgaacctctgtctggttaactgttgccctcatgattgcaagcctgcaacctatgtcctgtgaactgttgaggactgtatagagtaacccctgctctaactatctgctgtgtattctggtggagggaaagctgaacggcgtgactggacacaatacattggattaccctttgcacattgaaatagtgtagagagaaatctcatcaattttctaagttcagcctgatggttaaatgtagaaaaactacaattataaggcctctagtaagttagtaacaatatatggactagttcatttagataaacacacaaatctaacaagtaaagcaaaactcaagaaaacaattatttctgaacaaaatttttttatttaacagttaacataaacaaaacaaaaaaaaaaaaaaaaattagagtacattctcccccaacctggtgaccagtcgctgtagggacatattaatcccagccaactggtcaccaaggtaccgcatagcctccaggtgtctcctgaggctacgctggtacctctgcagagccacagagtgacggagctgccggcgattgtggagggccaaagatcgacgcagcctccgggtaactgcaaaatgtctcttttggacctccacaatgcgccgcagataatccgtcacatgtggctctggagggtgggggatgtgtgcctgttctggagcgggtgaaggatgcactggggaggccaggtggggggatgttgaagggtggaggactgtagaaaccactggggactcagaaggacagccagtccaaccagacgcgggcaggtccaggtcttcgtccacaggctgcagttgcaggatgaagacttcacctgtgaagaaaagaaaatacattagatagatagataatacaatacacatggcttcttcaccctaacattatataaaggcaacgaTCTCCCAGgccttgtagacaatcctgtaacatcttgagatgttttcacttccatccataccagtttttgatatttagtgagatgcacctaatcaatttgtgtgtaggagatagtggtgtctgtgtcaattcgctgcatcataccaagtttgcagagctgtgcaggaaggtgtagtactactttactgtactctgaccggggtggagctgagtgtcctccccggccagagtacaaagggattcccctctacacatcgagcagtgtaaaggggaatctcccaaagattttatccgcttggtcgcacgggcggctggagaaaatcttaaggtgtaatggacgcctaagtgctactgctaactaatctacctcatccagactgactgactttggcaaatatggaggatcagttgcacttgcagaaaaacatatcagctataccagcttttaacattacactcaccaaagagaagccattcaagccattgcatttgggatgacctaataaaaagttgtttaataaaatatagcaggctattttttaaagttgataattttgtaaggccactgattgttgaataaattaagccccacttctgttctaggctaggtaggttactcactcctggtctaggctaggaggtataacaggtataacatcatgagaaaagtgttaatgcatgcattaggggcatgccagagattgaacatgtccagggactgccagccaatagctggagattcttttctgacaccccccccagcctgctgtgttattcataatgattaacagtgattggctcagactgggaatctaaactgcagcaagaaggtggcatgatcagggacattggggaaatattaacaagcacaggtcacgctaacaggaagactggaatcatctgcagaggggaactaatataattaatggttccagctaaaccgaagccttgcagaataaatcacaagctattctagacaaggtatgccatcagcatttcatatttaaaataatatatttgcctgtaaaatacaaaaaaagttatgcttactccctggatctgccgcatctggctgttcctccgcatccccagcagcctctacagggcaggtctcctccacctcctgctcagcagctgttgagtaatgatagaaaagaacattacaatctgcagtgtacaacaatctcacacaagattatactaacttacatgtgggcgttgctgcctcagcctcctcctcagtctccccctctgactggatgacacctatttataaaggagaaatgatgaacgttaataaacgtaaataaatatactgtagtgtaaatagataaaattaattatccattagcatggcaatacagggcaggtcactaacgtttatctacaaggcagggacatgcattcaccatttagaaaaaataattaaaaaaaaaaacaaatacgaggcacttacctgtcctggttccagcagcgccggcgagtgctaggtgcactgccactgatcaggtACCTCAGTTCAGAGCGGCCACGTTCTGTCaaattacgtaagttacgcaatcgcttgcgttacctgacagagcgtcgcagaggctctacctgtcactacatgagcgagaaacaatgacgctggaatcaacaatggaaggctggacaaatggaaaaggaaccactgtattagtgtcactactacagtacttactgcatgatgacgtggaggactcctgctcctctgccctctgcctccggcggcgctgggcctggagacgatctttaaataaaatcaaacacatcatggtaaatgactatgtcgcgtcgcatggttgacaaaaaaaatttcctacacacaatgcaatgctgacaccaaccctgatgagcaagcagtttttttatctcatcctcccctacagctgctaagagctccttctcatgggggaggagagatacctgctttcctctgcgccccgactgcctgcgtttacgcgctatggaactgcaaaacaaaaagagaagagaaacgggttccacaattaaactacaattgtaatctgaaaatgacatcaacacatgaaacacatgtagaatgaacccgtagaatgaaacaatgcaaatggaatttttggattaggcacattttttcatgtagcacaaggtttgcacatttatttattaaccaaatttattgtaagaaaaacctatgcttttttggtgcacaataaataataaaaggcaggatagggattgtgccgagtaaatgtccattgtgtccactccagtccacctttctattacgcgcttgtgtgaactgtgcatagtgtaaaatttccttccttgtttcttttgcaaagcattaacccacttgcagatgtggacccccccccatagtaactaaaaatatggcgggtccgcaagctggttaagtccagccaccgtaacacttttttatatatatacataatatatacataatagttatatatatataacttttttatttttcaataacaaaaaatgtaaaacccagcggtgatctaatgccaccaataaaagctctatatatggcgggagaagagcataaatttcatttgggtaatacatcacaggagcgtgcagtttaaagctgcaatgcgctaaatagcaaaatatggcctggtcagaaagggggcgcaacctacaggtggtcaggtcaagtggaacttaaaagcacttactgctcagtttagtgataactaactaagaacaaataacggcatggaaatattcctcttaaaatgattgtggcgataatatataacatgtgcaactgcaaactatgtgtaggctaggcacacctatgcgcaaatttggtttttcacaggagggaggataaattgaaaattatttattcctttttaaaaaaaaaattcacctaactttactgacatcaaattgtgatagcaataacatatgtttatatgtgtgtgtgtaaaatcagtgcattttttggagcttttatcattgtataaatgacaatggtcccgaaatggcatcaaaagtgtccaatgtgtccgctataatgtcgcagtcacaataaaaatcgctgatcgccgccattactagtaaaaaaaattgttaataaaaatgccataaaactatccctattttgtagacgctataacttttgcacaaaccaatcaataaacgcctactgcaatttttgttaccaaaaatatgtagaagaatacatatcggcctaaactgaggaaaaaattcgttttttatatatttgttggggatacttatatagcaaaaagcaaataaaaaccgcagaggtgatcaaataccaccaaaagaaagctctatttgtgggaaaaaaaggacatcaattttgtttgggagcaacgtcacacgaacgcgcaattgtcagttaaagcgtcgcagtgccgaatcgcacaaagtggcatggtcatttggcagccatacctccggggctgaagtggttaaaatgtaaaaaaaaaaaataatcagacacgttacttaccgttttatgtcgctgaattttttgcgacaggcagtcgggtcacgccgatggcgatatgtctcctccaccttcctggaaatctcctcccacttttctcgcttccactccgtagtggtttccctggagcgggggccacacagctgcatccagcaaggaagcgtttcccttaccaggacctgggactcaatatgagtccacattaggttacgcttcctactggatgcagcttgtgtccccctcctgcgcccatttttggatgctgccttagaaggcccaggaacagcctcctccatgctgctagtgctggaatgggttgctgctggtgctgccattgccattatctctctaagccacacagcgtcggattttgcggccgcacttccgcacttccgattgagaaacgaatgtgaaagtttggttggctgactgctggggcagagtagaccaatgcaatgagcatgaacgatgaagattcgacacagaatcgaaaacatgcaaacgtaaatgtggcttatggtgtctgtcaaaagttagaagattcaacagagcagctaaacaaactgtatgatgctgctatcgaacatttccggtcaaatgcatcccagaaaattcgaccggaatgtacgattgcgacgtcgtacagtttagctgctccgtcgaatctactttgaacattcgacagacaccataagcctttaatgaccgattcgaccttaattcatttcgattttcggacgaatgcaagtttttaacgaaaaacgaaataaagaaaaacgaatttcgggagtaactaaataaatttatatttcggacgaaaacgaaattccgaaacgaaatatttcagtgtgcacatgtctagaaatcaATGCCAGTTTTGTGAAATACTACTCTAAATTGTATTCCTCCAGGGTGAGCTACACTATGGAAGAGCTATCTGAGTTCCTAAATAGAGTGTCGTTCCCGGTCCTTTCCTCTTCAGCGAGAGAAAGTTTGGAGGCACCGATCACCCTAGAGGAGGTACAGATTGCACTAGCCTCAATGCAGACGGGTAAAACCCCGGGGTTGGATGGATTCCCATCAGaattttataaacaaaatataGAGGCAGTGGCACCCAGGCTACACCACATGATCACCAAAACATTGCAGGAAGGGGCCCTTCCTTCCTCCATGGCCCAAGCTATTATAATAGTGATTTCCAAGGCGGGTAAGGACCCTCAGCTCTGCTCATCATATCGACCAATATCCCTCCTTAACTCGGACGCTAAAATACTGACAAAAATCCTTGCCAGACGCCTAAATGAGGTGATTCTCACCTTGGTCCATGAGGACCAGTCGGGCTTTATGCCTGGCAAGGGTACGGACATCAATCCGTAGACTGTACTCGGTCTTGGCCTCGGGGGCTGGGGACGGCTGCCCTgcggtagtggcctccctggatgcagagaaagctttcgactcggtcgagtggcTGTATCTGTGGGAGGTCCTCCGTAGGTACGGATTTGGTCCAGTCTTCGTCTCCTGGGTCAGGGCCGTGTATGGGGATCCGACAGTAAGGGTCCGTACGGGCACTGTCCTATCTGCACCCTTTTCTCTGagtaggggtacgagacaggggtgccccctatccccgggGCTTTTTGCACttgctatagaacccatggcaATCCTCCTTAGGTCTGACCCTGCGGTACAGGGTATTCCTATAGGCCCCCTTCATGAAAAAATATCACTATATGCCGACGACACTCTCTTATATCTCAAGGATGATGGCATTTCCCTGCGGACTGCGCTCTCGGTGATCAATGAATTTGGGAGGTATTCAGGGGTCTGCATAAATTGGGGTAAATCTATACTATTCCCACTCCATTCTggcaccgatccccccccccccccggacgagCAGCTTCAAAGGGTCTCTCAGTTTAGATACTTGGGGGTGGAGATACACAGGGACCTATAGATGTGCAGTTTGGAAGAACCTTCCGCTCACACCTGTGGGTAGGGGGAATTTGGTTAAGATGACCGTCCTACCCAGGTTCACTTACCTTTTTAGGCACACTCCTATACCTATACCAGTCTCTTTCTTTAACAAACTATATAGCATAATTACTTCCTTTGTATGGAAGGGAGCAATGCCTAGGATAGCTAAATCAACGTTGTAATTGCCAGTCACCTTGGGGGGTTTGGCCCTACCATGTTTCGTAAAATACTACTGGGCAGCAGTCCTGGTTACTGTTCAGTGGTGGCTGTCCAAACCACCGATGAACCCCGCGTCTAAATtggaggtggcactgttgggctcGCATGAGGAGCTCAATGTCTTAATACACAAAGGACCTAAATCTAACCCCCAGGTGACTACGCCCATGAGGATGACAGTTAAAGTGTGGGATACTGTGGCCTCAAAGATGGGGAAACCGAATACGTGGTCCCCCTTGACCCCACTGTGGGGTAACCCCCGCTTGTCCCACTTTGCTTCCATGCCGGACCCGAATGTGTGGGTCAGGTATGGAATCACAAGTCTGGGTGACATCGTCTCCGAAAGGCAGCTACTTACTTTTGATGCCCTAAAACACAGTAGAGATCTACCGAACCACATGTTCTTCCGGTACCTGCAGTTACGCCACGCATTCCGGTCCCAATTCCCTATGGGGATAGATCTACAACTATCTGATATAGAAAACATGTTGCAATATCTAGACGGGGGTGGTACACTCTCTAACATTTATAATAAGCTGGTAGTGCTGGATACCTCTAAAGTCTCACGACTGTACACAACATGGCAGAATGATATCCCTGGCCTGACGGacgaggactgggaggaggggatTCAGCAATATCTACCCCTAATGATTTCAGCTAGAGACAGATATACCCAGTTAAAATTTCTTCATCGGGCCTACTACTCCCCTGCACGCCTAGCAAGAATTTACCCGGGTAGATCGGCAATATGTCctagatgtggttcagatggtgcAGACTTCATTCATGTGGTTTGGTCCTGTCCTGTGGTAGAGGGATACTGGAGGAAAGTCCTGTCTGAGATTAACTCTATAGGTGAGCTCATGGTCCCATTTAGTCCCATCCCGCTTCTCTTAGGTATTTGCTATTTCCTTGAAGCCCCCCAGAGGAAGAAACTATTTGTTTTTTATACGTCCTTCTACGCGAGGAAAGCTATTCTTTTACAATGGAATCAGACACAACCCCCCACTAAACAGATCTGGTTGTCCCTGGTGAATGCCGCTCTGCCCCTCTACAAATTAACGTATCTAGGAAGAAATTGCCCACGCAAATTCGATAAGATTTGGGCCTGTTGGGTTAAGGCGAAACATCTGTCCCTATAATAATTACGACTAGCTTTTCTATCACCATTCCATCTCTACTTCAGCACCACTCTCTTGTGCGATCACTTTAAAACCCCAATTTAAATATAGTAATCAAGTGCTACACTGGACTTGGAGAGACCCGCCCTTTCCCCCAGCCCcccgcccatctcccccccccatttcctctCCCTATCCTTATTTACCCTTTACTCCttccttggggccccccctcccccccccccctctccctcgccCTCGAGTTGTTAGCTGCCACTTGAGTAATATGATAAATGTCAAGCTGTCAATTACTTTTGCAATAACAGGTACACTTGCTATAACGATGTGTTTGCACAACAGATTGTTCCATTGATTAATGACTATGCTAACTGATACTGTAATGTGATTTATACTCTGTCTGTCTGAGAAAttgaataaactttatgttaaaaaaaaaaagaggagaaggcCTACCCCAACTGTCAAAGAGAGATTTGAAGAGGGACCAAGAGCAGGACCCATTGGGTCAGTTGGCGTTTATAGGCCTTGAACAAGCAGGATCCCGGACTGTTGCTGAAGAGCCAAATAAAGGGAGCAAAGATCATGCATCGAGAATGGGATTGGTTGCAAATCAGAGATGGAGTGCTGTACAGGCGATGCCCGGCTGGAGACAAGGAGGAAAGGTGGCAGCTGTTTCTCCCAGAAAAACATTGTTCTACTGTTTTAGGGTAATTTCATGATGAACATGGCCACCTGGGAACAGACAGAGCCTTTTGATTTATTAGAGATAGGTTCTATTGGCCCAATCTGAGGGGAAAGGTAGAGAGTTACTGTCATTCTCGTCTAACTTGCGTCCAGCGGAAAACCCTGCCAGTTagggctgccccaatgggccacttGCAAAGTCTGGAGCCTTTAGACTTGGTTTGCATTGACTTTCTGAGCCTGGAACCCGATACAGGTGGAAGAAACAGTATCTGATCGTGACTGATCATTTCACTCGCTATGCACAGGCTTACCCTACTAAGGATCAGAAGGCTAGCACCGTAGCTAAGGTGCTTGTGGAAAAGTTTTTCATGCACTATGGACTACCTATCCATTCAGaccaagggagagactttgagagtcgTCTAGTTCACCAGTTGTGTGCCTTACTGGGTATCGTACTATGCCATATCACCCTCAAGGTGACCCTCAACCTGAACGATTCAGTCAGACTCTATTAAACATGATGGGAACTTTGACCCCAGACAAGAAACAGTATTGGGGGAACCACATAGCAGCACTAGTGCATGCTTATAATTGCACAGAGAGTGATGTCACTGGATACTCTCCTTACCGTcttatgtttgggagagaagctaGACTTCCTGCTGACCTGGCTTTTGGCACCTCCCTTGATGATACTCTTTTAACATCACACAAGGGATGCGAAAGAACCTGCGACAGGCCTTTGAGAAAGCCATGGAACATGCTGCTACTAGAGAGTCTCAaaataagaggaactttgattCAAGAGTAAAGATTCAGGACTTGCAACCCGGTGATCGAGTGCTACTGAAAAATCTGGGAGTACCTGGAAAACACAAGCTGGCAGATCAGTGGAGGCCACAGCCTTAAATTGTGTGTAAACAACTTACTGGTTTACCAGTGTATCAGATCAGACCTGATGGGGAGAAGGGACCATTGAAGATGTGGCACAGGAATCACTTGCTACTTACTATCAGACGCAGTGAGGGTACCTCAAGCACCTCTATTACCCCCCCAAAGCCAACTCCACCTCACACACGCTCACAGAAGGACTTGCCGACTGTAGCTGATGTAACGGATGAAGAAGATTGGGAATTTGGAGAAGATAATGCGTATTCCCGAATTTCTAGTCCAGTGTCCTTACCAGAGGAAAAAGGGGTTGATGAAGAAGATGAGGAATTTGGGAAAGATTATGTGTATTCCTGAGTTCCTAGTCcagtgtcctcatcctcatcaagAAGAAGGAGGATTGAGAAAGATTAGATGGTGACTGTGCCTGCCTGGTTTTGGCCTGTGGACGAAAATGCAATAGCCAGTCCTTTGAAGAGAATACAAGAGAGAATCAAAGAGATGGAAACTGTTAGAGCTTTGCCACCACAGCACAAAGAAATGGTCAGAATGGTACCACAACAACCAAAAGAAACGGCCAGAGTGGTACCTCAACAATCAAGAGAAACAGGCAATATGGTACCTCAACAGCAAATGGAGATGTCTAAGACGATTCGTAGGTCCCTTGGGCCAGAATTTCAGGCAATGGCACCTCGGCAGGATGTGGAAAGAACCAAAGCTATAGACGTTGTTCCTGAGCAAAACACTAGAGATTTGATAGACTTCTCCAGTGAAGTGTTGCCAATTCCTGATGTTGAGGGGCCGTCACAAGTTCCTGAAACTGCAACTAAAGACCCCTCCATTGAATTGACTGACGTCAAGGAAACAGCCAAAGACTCAATACAGCCTGCTGGGACATATTCACCCATGCGGTTGAGGTGGGatgtgcaccctcccaagagactcACGTATAACACACTGGGAAAGAGTTCTGAAGAGCTGATTCATACCATTCACAGACCAGCTCCTGCAGCTACACCTCCCACTGTCAATTGGGTAGGGGGCGGCTCTGCTCTGACCTCTGACACCAATGGGTGGGACAcggcaattgccctggcctgttcaaaGACCTATTATGAACTTACTGATAGTGTGTACAAATGGTTTCAAAGAAACCCAGAGGTGCGTCAGTATTTGTTAAATTTAGAGTGTGATTAGAAAGAAATCATCAATAATTTACTCTTTCTTTTCAGCAAGTTGAAGTGGTGATCTtcatgtctttggggaccaaagagtttaagtggggggagtatgtagccaagggtttgctaatataaggcATTATAGTTGTTATGGTTTGCAAATGATTTTGGcaccctctagtgtccttttaatgctgttaggactttcttttaattcctgagaagcagcgctgcaaagcattgtgggagatgtagtttggaggaggaagtgactctgttagctggatcagccctgaactacaatataGACAATGCAAAGTGCATAgaactgcatgctgggagcagtaataaaaggaacaACGTGGccatctttcagcctctctggacgccattcaatgcctgtcagcaggaggtctgtgtgtgtgcgaccaggagactgcggcctatacagcacggagcaggatcgccagcctctgagggatTTCAGAGTACAGCCATGCCAGCTTAGCAAGCGGGTCGATGTGCAGTGCCAGGACACTGGGAGTTTTCCTGCATCTCAGCCATCCGGAGGAGCGGTAcagcgtggcggcgccatcttttcatcagactgagacatcaggaggggagtccagacggagcctcacagcctctgaatctattgtggtgagagggcacctgcccatttcagttaAGCTCACTGTTTGCTGTGAGTGAGTtattacagactgctggtgagacttgtagttccacagaagtgattctacttattcacaggccacatacagctgaactctggggtttgttattccctgtgctgtaaagtcagtactgtattacactcacacataaAGAGGAAGTTACAAGTGCCACATATCTTCAGTTACACAGTTATCAatgtaccatttattctacagtttgctttctctctTTTGCCCTTTTGGATTACAAAtcctgcagtttaaactacaggctagttGAAGATATCcggagtcaaggaacttttatcatcttctgcAAAGCATTACCGTTTTATTTGTAGTTTGAActttgaattacaacctagggggagcccttgagtacaggttaaatattgcattgtattattgaatgtaagTAACATTATATTGCAATTTGGAGTGTGTGTATTGAggctcagtgggaaggtgtttaatataggtatTGGAGGATATTGAACacttgtcccattgtacacctgtctGCATACGCTTCCTATGGTGATTATTAAATTCACAGTTCATTgacagtgacattgtgtgagtttctcattgataacatcctattacagcttggaacccaaggtgtcagaggtaagagaggatctgcagagtcgggatagccagtggggtatagagtcaatcagcagccctcacgggggtaccgctacactgattaatttttttatatggTATATGAATTTATGCACAGGTTTATTTATGCATTAACAAGAGTATGGCACTTTAGCACTTTAttccacatacagttgtgctcataagtttacataccctagcagaattttttgatttcttggccattttttaagagagtatgaatgatgacacaaaaacttttctttaactcatggttagtgtttggctgaagccatttataatcaataaactgtgtttactctttttaaatcataatcgcaacaaaaactacccaaatgaccctgatcaaaagtttacataacccagttcttaataccgtctattgtcccctttaacatcaatgacagcttgaagtcttttgtggtatttgtggatgaggctctttatcttctcagatggtaaaactgcccattcctctttgcaaaaagcctctagttcctggaaattcttgggctgtcttgcatgaactgcacgtttgagatctccccaacgtggctcaatgatattgaggtcaggagactgagatggccactccaggaccttcactttattctgctgtagccaatgacagttcaacttggccttgtgttttggatcattgtcatattggaatatCCAAGTATGTCCCACGCGCAGCTTccaggctgatgaatgcaaatgttcctccagtattttttgataacatactgcattaatcttgccatcaattttgaccaaatttcctgtgcctttgtagctcacacatcccaaaaacatcagcgatccacctccgtacctttcatcatagtccttgttgacttctctccaaatgtagtgtttctagttgtggccaaaaatctcaattttgtttctaatcactctaaatgactttgtgccagaaggtttgaggcttgtctctgtgctgtgtggcgtattgtaagcgggatactttgtggtatttgcgtagtaatggcttttttctggcgactcgatcatgcagcccatctttcttcaattccctctttattgtgcatcttgaaacagccacaccacattttcagagagtcctgtatttcccctgaagttatttgtggctttttctttgcatcctgaacaattttcctgaaagttgtggctgaaattttaattggtctacctgaccgtggtttggtttcaacagaacccctcattttccacttcttgattagagtttgaacactgctgattggcattctcaattccttgaatatctttttatatcccttttctgttttatacagttcaactacctttactgcagatcctttgacaattcttttgcttttcccatgactcagaatccagaaatgtcagtgcagcactggatgaaagatgcaagggtctgtcaggagtccagaaacgcattgaccttttatacacacactaattacaagcaaacatgtcacaggtgaggatggttacctttaatagccattcaaacccatttgtgtcaaattgtgtgcatattatcaggccaaaatcaccagggtgtgtaaacttttgatcagggtcatttgggtagtttctgt
This window contains:
- the LOC141127180 gene encoding uncharacterized protein; translation: MSFSDYNCSLIVEPVSLLFLFCSSIARKRRQSGRRGKQVSLLPHEKELLAAVGEDEIKKLLAHQDRLQAQRRRRQRAEEQESSTSSCSVIQSEGETEEEAEAATPTSAEQEVEETCPVEAAGDAEEQPDAADPGSEVFILQLQPVDEDLDLPASGWTGCPSESPVVSTVLHPSTSPHLASPVHPSPAPEQAHIPHPPEPHVTDYLRRIVEVQKRHFAVTRRLRRSLALHNRRQLRHSVALQRYQRSLRRHLEAMRYLGDQLAGINMSLQRLVTRLGENVL